The stretch of DNA GGACCGCCGCGCACGTTTTTTTCGAGCCCCCATCCCCGTAGGGTCCGCTGTGCGGACCAAGAGCCTGCTGGCTCGGTCATTTGGCGCCCGTTGCTCATGCTTGTTGAGCAGGTTCGTGGTCCGCACAGCGGACCCTACGACTGGACCGCTCCGTTTCATTTTTTTCGTTCTCCGGCGGCAACGTATATCGCTTGAGCGTTGAATGGGGGTCTTTCGGCATCTCGACGATCTTCCCGGCCGTCATCATCCGGTCCCAGGTCGGGCCGAACTTGCTGCCGCTCATGCCGCTGTTGCTGCGGATGTTGTATTTGCAGAGGCCGTTTTCACCAGCATCGATTAGGACGCGGCGAAGTTGGGATTCCAGCTTTTCGAATTTCACGTCTTCTTTCTGCCGCTTCGCGGCGGCTTCGATTTCGGTCGCTTCGCGCAAGGAAACATTCCAGCGGCGGCCGCCCTGGTCGGAAAGACAACCTTCGTCGATATCAACGCCCCACTCGCCACCTTGCCCGGCGTAGCCGCCGATCGACAGCCAGAGTTTGTGCTTTCCGCTACCCGACTCAAACGCTTCGCGGCGATTCACCAATAACCACTGCTGGGCGAAGTCGAGACTGCCCGCCAAGATCGACGCGTCCAGCTTGCCGGGCTTCATTTCTTTGCGAGTCTGCACGCAGAGAACCGGCGTGGCGCCAGCTTTCGAAATGCATGCGACGAGCGCAGCAATACCTTCGGCCTGCTTGCGTTTGTTGGTGGAGCCAAGACGCAGCGGATCGATCACGACGACTTCGAGCTGAAACTTCTCGATCCACTCTCGCAAGCTCTCGAGGTGCTCCGGAGCTGCCGGCTCCTCGACCGCCATGAACCACTGCAGGTTGTCGAGCGACGGGTTTTCCTCGCGGGCAGCGCTCCACCGGACCGCCAAGTCGGTGAGTTGCGACTGCTTGTTGTCGGCGCCGACGAAACCGACGCGGAACACTTTCTCGGCGGCGAACTCTCCCAAAAACTTGCCGCCGGTCGCGAGCGCCGCGCAGAGATCGACCGCCAGCGAACTCTTTAATGTCTTGCTCGGCCCAACGATCACGGCCGGTTCGTTCTTGGTGAGCAAATTCGGGAAGAGCCACTCCTGCGGCTTTTTCTCGGCGAGCATTTCGGCAGTCGAGAGCGTGCGATGCGTCTCTTTCGCCTCATCACCGCCGCCAACGTCGAGGCGAACGATACCTTGATCGGCGGTGAAAAAATCGACTCCCCTCCGTGCGTCAATCTCTTTTTGCACTTTCGCGATTTCGGCGGTGATCTGTTCGACCTCTTGCTGCTCCCGGCGGTCTTTCCGCAGCTGACGCATCCGGGCTTGGAACTTTTGAATTCGGGCTCGGCGCATGAGATTTCCCTTGGTTTGTGAAAACAAAATCTGGGTGCCACTGGCCTTCAGCCAGTGTCTTCCGTGAATCCGTATCCAGTTCCGTACTTCGACCGCGTCACTTCGATCATGAAGAGCACTGGCTGACGGCCAGTGGCGCCCGGTGGGAAGTTGGTTCGCTCAGCGCGCAGGGAGGGCCATCAGCGACCTGCGTGCTTGGAAAATTCGCCTTGCCGCCATGCAGGGCGCGAAGAATTTTGGCGTTCCGGGCGATTGATCAGACGCCCGCAACGTTGAGGGGTGTAGTGTACGAAATACCAGGCAGTTTTGCAAGCCTTTTTTGACGCTTCGTAGGCCCTGGGTAGGCTGGGTCGAGCCGCTGGGTGCCACTGGCCTTCAGCCAGTGTCTTCCGTGAATCGATATCCAGCTCCGTACTTCAACCGCGTCACTTCGATCATAAAGAGCACTGGCTGAAGGCCAGTGGCACCCGGTGGGAAGTTGGTCCGCACAGCGGACCCTACGCCGGAGGTGGTTTTGGCCGCTTTCTGCCCTAATTTGCTTACGCGGGTTTGCGGCCGACGAAGTAGTAGTACGGGGTGCGGACTAGTGGGAGGTAGGGGACTTTGGCGCGGCGTTCTTCGAGCTTGACCGTGTCGAACTGGCGCTGGAGATAGGGCAGGTGGTCGGCCGAGGGGTGGACGTTGTCGGAGCTGAACCAGACGGGCCAGAAGTTGCGATTGAACCAGCCGTGTTTGGTGCGGCCTTCGTGCGGGTACTTGCGGCTGACGTAGAAGTCGACGACGCCGATCAGGCCGCCCGGCTTCAGGATTCGCAGGGCGTTGTCGATCGCGGCGAACCAGTCGGGGATCATCGTCAGCGAGTAGGAGAAGGTGACGACGTCGGCTTGGCCTTCTTCCGGTGTGAACTTGGTGGCGTCGGCTTCGACCGTCTTGGCGACTCCGTCCCAGCCGCGGGCTTTGATCCGCTCGTCGCAGACCTGCAACAGGCTGCCGGCGAGATCAACCACATAGACGCTCTTCATTGCCGGGATGGCGTCGCCGCGGTATTCCAGGTTTGATCCGGTTCCGCCACCCATATCGACCCAGACGCCATCCTTGGGCAGCTCGAGGGCGCCGTACATCTCTTCGCGACCTTGCAACAGGCGTTTGCGAAAGTCGTCGTACGCTTCGGCCTGGCCGCCGTAGAAGCTTTCGAGCCGTTCGGCGTGGCTGTCGCCGCGGACCGGTTTGACCGCCAGGTGATAGAGAACTTTGAGGTCGGAGGCGATGCCCATGGCGGCTCGGTCGAATCTACGTTGTTACTGGGTGGCACTGCTGGCTTGTCCAGCAGTGGGGACCTGGTACTCGCTTCGCACTGCTGGGCAAGCCAGCAGTAGCACACGTTAGGCGGCCCAATACTTAGCTGTCTGTTGAAAAATGCCCTCGTGGCATTTTTCGACCTCGCCAGGCTCAGAGCATAACTCTTCGCGGCTCGCAAAATAACGACTTACGTCGCTATTTTGGGATCGCATCCCCGCGATCCAGCAGCCCGTTGAGAAAATCAACGGACTGTTAGGCGGCCAGGTCGGCGATGCGGAAGGCGCCGTAGGTGTGGACGCGATCTTTCGGGTGCAGCTGGTCGGCGACTTCGTCGTTGTACTGCAGCATCTCGCCAACTTGCCGTTTTTGGCCATCGACGACGACCGGCACTTCGTTGACGAATTGGGTATCCATGCCGCCGCTGCGCCACAGGACCCGGGCGCCATGTTCCCGGGAGGTATCCAGGATCGCCTGCCATTCGGAGACGAGGTACGGATAGAGCGAACCGGTGAGCCAGTCCATGTGATCGAGCAACACCAGGCGATGAATCGGCGTGCCGTCATGCTTGCGGAGGAAGTGCTCGACCGAATCGGTGTGCGTGCTGACGCGATGGATGACGTCGTCTTTGAGCCGCTGGAAGTTCTCAGGCTTCAGGTACTCGGGGCAGCAGGATTGCGTGTATTCGCCGGTGACGTAGACCCGCCAGAAGTAGTTGTCGTGGATCGGCAGTTCGGCGAAGACTGCCCGCATGTTCTCTTGGACGAAATCGACGATCCCGTTTTCGTAGTGCTGTTCGAGATATTCACGCTGAGCGCGGGGCACACCGACCAGCGACCAGGTGGTGTCGCGGCTCATGGCGAACTTCAGCGACTTGGTCCAGAGGCGGGTGTGGATTTGTTCGTACAGTTCCTTTTGTTCGTCGATCGACTTGGCGTCGAGCAGCTCAAGGACCAGCGGGCGGAGACGCAGCACCCGGTCGACGTAGATGTTCATCGCGCGAGCGAACGAGCCGCTGGTGCCGCGGAAGTAGAAGCTGCGGTTCTTGCGGGGGCGGAAGTAGCGGATCTTGCGATTCCAGTACGACTGCGACCATTCGGGCAGCGCCTGCCGCAGCTTATGTTCGTAGACCTGCCGGAAATTGGTCAGGCGGCCGGTGCCGAACATGGCGAAGAAGTCTTCGTACTCCAGTTCGCGAATCGCCGCCTTTTTGAGGTCGAGCAGGGCGTTTTGACGCGGGTTCATGTCGACCGCGTAAACGTGATTGGCGCCTGCCAGAGCGTAATCGAGCGCGTTGCAGCCAGCCGACGTGATGACCATCACGTTGTGGTGCGGCTCGAGATCGAGGGCCACGCGATCGAGTCGCGGGTCTTCCCAGCAGGTGTTGTAAACGAGGTTATTTTGATGGACCAGGTTGAAAACGCGTCCCCGGACCCAGTTCAAGAGCGCCATGTTTTATTCCGTGCGAGATGCCGCCCAATCCGCCGATGGCAACTGCCGCGTGTACGACAGCCGTTCCCTTTAGGAGGGGAATGGCGCTGGAAAACGAAGCCTCATTCTACCGAACAAAGGAGGGCCGCAACAAGTCGCGAGACGCCGTAAACCACCCAGAATTCCTGCCTGTTACGTAAGATTTACGTGGGGTTTTCCGCGATGGAAGGGCTAGGCAAAAGGAAAGTCGTGACGATTGATCGCGAGAGTCGATCACGGCGGGCGTTTTCGATGAAGTTTGCGTGAAAGCCGAGTTGGGCGGTTGCCCTTTTAGCGGTTCTGCAATCCTCAATCAGCTGGGTCGACGTCTGCGCCATCATCAGGTTTGCGTAAAAGACGAATCCCACGATTACGCAGCCGAGTAGGCAGCAGCAGAGGCCGAGGATTTTGGCGCCGATCCCTTTCAGCTGCAGGCCGGGGGCGAGCGGTAGTCCCGCTTTGGTGAACGCGCGGAAGCCGATCGAGAAGAAGAGAACGCCGAGCAAGATTGCGAGCATGGGCCTGATCGTCTGGGTGAAAGTAAAGGGTGGATTAGCGTTGGCTCCCGAAAGCGAAAAAGAGGAAGCCGAACGTCGCTTCCACGACGAAAAGCACCCCCAGCAGGCAGCAAATGACCCCAATTACCTTGGCGGTCACGCCGGTGATGTTTTCTCTCGCGTCAGCGGAAGACCTGATTGCGTGAAGCCTTTCAGGCCCAACAAAAAGGTGGCGATTCCGACGATGATTCCGAGCATGGGCGTTCCTGAGGAGTATAGCAGCGATATCGAGCCCCCAGCTTAACAAACCCCCTCGCCGGAAGGGAGCGTTTTCTGGGGGCGTCGAATCGGAATAATGCTAGCAATTGTTTCGTTTCACCCAAACGTGTAGGTTTTCCCCCAGATGGTCGATAGGCTGACTAGGCCGCTTTCTGATGTTGCTGGGGTAGAGTTGCAAATAGAGAGCGGCCCTTGGGGAGGATTGTGGATGGCGACCATCAAGACGACGACCAAACGGCGACTGAGGATTCACGCGGCTGCTCCGCTCTCGACGCCGCCGCGGCCGCCGGAAAAGGTGCATGGACTGCGGCGCGTAATCTTTGTGGCGTCGGCGGTGTTGTTTCTGACTTTGGGCGTGTTGGGGGCGATCTTGCCGGTGTTGCCGTGTACTCCGTTTCTGTTGTTGGCAAGCTACTTCGCGGCCCGCAGTTCTCCCTGGCTGAACGAGCGAATCTTACGCAACCGCCTGGTCGGGCCGATCTTGCGCGACTGGAACGAGCACCGGGGCGTCCGCCGCCATGTGAAGATCAAGGCGATGCTGCTGGTCGGCATCTGCGTTACCGCCACGCTGGCGATCACCCAACCGCAGCCGCTGGTGATGGTGATGATCGCCGGGGTGTCGACGATCGGCATTGTCGTGGTGGCGAAGTTGCCGGAAGTGAAGTGAAGGGGTAGAGAAGAGGGGCACGCCGGGATCATGGTTAGCCGCGAAAGCTCTGCTTTCGGGGGCGACAGCGTCGCCAGGAAGCATCTGCCCGCGGTGAGAAGATTGGCGGCGGTTGGGTACTTCGTTGGCGCGGCGCAAGAAAAACGGCCGGAGTTATTCCAGCCGCGGGGTGATGCTTCCTGCCGACTTCGTCGGCCCAGATAGCGGAGCAATCTGGGCTAACCCCCTTTGTCGTTGAAGCTGTTTCTCTAGCTGCCTGTTGAAAAATGCCCTCGTGGCATTTTCCAACCTCGCCAGGCTCAGAGCATCGCTCTTCGCGGCTTGCAAAATAACGACTTACGTCGCTATTTTGGGATCGCATCCCTGCGATCCAGCAGCCCGTTGAGAAAATCAACGGACTGCTAGCCGTCTTAGATGATCTTGCGATCTTTCAGTAGGGCGATGATCTGGTCGACCGATTCGGTGACTTCCAGCTGGTCGGTTGGCAGGACCAGGTCGGGATTGGCGGGAGCTTCGAACTCGTAGCTGACGCCGGGGAAGTTGGCGATTTCGCCGGAGTCCGCTTTCTCGTAGAGCCCGCCGTCGTCGCGTTGGCGGCAGACTTCGATCGGGGCGGTCAGGTGAACGACCAGGAATTGTTCGGCGCCAACCACTTCGGCCGCTTTCTGGCGAACGTCTTCGTTCGGAGCGGTGAAGGCGCAGATGCAGATCAAACCGGCGCTATTCATCAGGCTGGCGATTTCGCTGCCGCGGCGGAGGTTTTCGGAACGTTCTTCGGCGGTGAAGCCGAGGTCTTTGCTGACGCCGCTGCGGAGGTTCTGCCCATCGAGCACAACGCAGGCGCGGCCTTCGTCAAACAGGCGGCGCTCCAAGGCGTAGGCGATCGTCGTCTTGCCGGCGCCGGTCAGACCGGTCAGCAGCAAGGTGGTCGGCTTTTGGCCGAAGCGGGCCTCACGCTGCTTCGAAGTGACGCTCTGGATGCCTTCGCCGGTCGGCGACAGCGAAGGCTCGTCATCCCAATGGGCGACCTTCTTCTCTTGGCGATCGATGATCATGCCGGCGGCGACGGTGCGGTTGGTGATCCGGTCGATCACGATGAAGGCGCCGGTAGTCCGGTTTTTCGGGTACGGATCAAACGCGATCGGGCGGTTTAGGCGAACTTCGCAGCGGCCGATTTCGTTCAATCGCAAGGTTGGGGCGTCTTGGCGATGCAGCGTGTTGACGTCGATCTGGTACCGCAGCGTCGAAATCGTGCCAGGCGTGGTGATCGCGGTATGCTTGACCAGGTATTCTTTGCCGGGAACCATCGGATCGTCATCCATCCAGACGACCATCGCATCAAAGCGGTCGTCGACCAGCGGCTGATTGCCGGGGCGAACCAGCATGTTGCCGCGGCTGACGTCGATTTCGTCTTCCAGCGTGATCGTGACCGACAGCGGCGGGCAAGCTTCTTCGATTTCGCCATCCATCGTGACGATCGACTTGACGCGGCTCGTCTTTTTCGACGGCAGCGACATTACTTCTTCGCCGGGGCGAATGGCGCCGGAGGCGACCGTGCCGCAGAAGCCGCGGAAGTCCAAGTGAGGGCGATTGACCAACTGCACCGGAAAGCGGAAGTCCTGCAGGTTGCGGTCCGAGCCGATGTAGACGTTCTCTAAGAGGTGCATCAGCGTGCTCCCCTCGTACCACGGCATCTTTTCGCTGGGAGCGACGAGGTTGTCTCCCATCAAGGCCGACAGCGGAATGAAGTGGACGTCGTCGGCCGCCATCTTCGCGGCGAACTCGACATAGTCCGACTTGATCTGCTCGAACACTTCCTGGCTGTAGTCGACCAGGTCCATCTTGTTGATCGCGACGACGATGTGCTTGATGCCGAGCAGCGACGTGATGAAGCTGTGCCGTTTGGTTTGCGTCATCACGCCATGGCGGGCGTCGATCAAGATGATCGCCAGGTCGGCGGTCGAAGCGCCGGTCGCCATGTTGCGGGTGTATTGTTCGTGACCGGGGGTGTCGGCGATGATGAACTTACGCTTGGCGGTCGAGAAATACCGATACGCAACGTCGATCGTGATCCCTTGTTCGCGCTCTTCTTTGAGCCCGTCCATCAAAAGGGCCGGGTCCAACTCGCCGCTAACCGTGCCATGGACGACCGAGTCGCGTTCGATGGCGGCCAGCTGATCTTCGTAGGTCGCTTTGGCCTCGATCAGCAGTTTGCCGATCAGGGTGCTTTTGCCGTCGTCGACGCTGCCGCACGTGATGAAGCGGAGCAATTCTTTCCGCTCGTGCTGGGCGAGATAGGCGTTGATGTCGGTGGCGATCAGATCGGATTGGTGCGACATGGGTATTTGCGTTGGGCTAGTCGTCGAACCCCGAGTTTTCTCGGGAAAATCAAGCGTTTTGCAGGGAGAATCGCGGTTTGGCGCGGCAAGCGCCGAGCCGCGTTAGAAGTAACCTTCGATCTTCTTCTTTTCCATCGAGGCGCCTTGATCCTTGTCGATCGCGCGCCCCTGACGTTCCGACGTCGTGGTCAGCAACATCTCTTGGATGATGTCGGGCAGCGTGGTCGCTTCCGATTCGACGGCGCCGGTCAGCGGATAACAACCGAGCGTGCGGAAGCGGACCATCTTCTCTTCGATCTTTTCGCCTGGCTGCAGCACAAAGCGGTCGTCGTCGATCATGATCCACATGTCGTTCCGCCAGACGACCGGCCGCTTGGCCGAGTAGTAAAGGGGGACGATCGGGATCTGCTCGAGATGGATGTATTGCCAGACGTCGAGTTCGGTCCAGTTCGACAGCGGGAAAACGCGGATGCTTTCCCCTTTGTTGACCTTGGTGTTGTAGAGGTTCCAGAGCTCGGGACGTTGGTTCTTGGGGTCCCAGCGGTGGTTTTTGTCGCGGAACGAGAAGACCCGCTCTTTGGCCCGCGACTTTTCTTCGTCGCGGCGAGCGCCGCCGAACGCCGCGTCAAACTTGTACTTGTCGAGCGCCTGCTTCAGCGAGGCGGTCTTCATCAGGTCGGTATGTTTGACGCTGTCTTCAAACGGGTCGATCCCGACCTGGCGACCTTCTTCGTTGATGTGGACGATCAGGTCGAGGCCGAGTTCCTCGCGAGCGTACGACTCGCGGAACTCGATCATCTCTTTGAATTTCCAGGTCGTGTCGACGTGCATCAGCGGGAACGGGGGCTTGGCGGGATAGAACGCCTTGAGCGCCAGTTGCACCATCACCGACGAGTCTTTGCCGATCGAATAGAGCATGACCGGATTTTCGAACTCGGCGGCGACTTCACGAATGATGTGAATGCTCTCCGCTTCCAACTGACGCAAGTGAGTGATGTTGTAGCCCGACATGCCGTAGATTGCTCGCAAGACGCTAAAATCGTCACAAAGGGAACGATCATAAATAGTTACGAATTCCGGATTATAGCGCCAGACGAGGATACGAACAATGCCGGCCGGTTGCGACTGTCGGCAGCGAAATTCGTAAATTCGGGGAATTACTTGCGTTGCGTCGATCGACCGGTCCGTGCTTCCAGGGTCAGGCTCTCCAGCTCTTCCGCTAGCTTCCGGCATTTTTCGGCCGCTGCGGTCAGACGCTCGAGTTCTTCGGTGGAATACTGGGAGACGGAGGGATCGGAGGCGAGGATCCTGAGGTCATGTTCGGCCTGTTTCGCCAGGCGAATCGCCCGTTCGACGGAGGGCTTGGTCGTTTGCTCGTAAATGCTGCTCGCCGGAGAACTTGCGTCGATCGCGGCCGGCGTTTTCGGTTCGGCAATTTCGCTGGCCGGCAAATCGGCGGCGAACGCCTGCGACGCAACGCGGAACTCGGGCCCCAGCGCCGCGCGGATTTTGGCGATCTCGCTCAGGTCTTCGGCCGTGGGTTGCTCTCCCCCAGACGGTGGCGAGAGGAGCGGCTCCTGAGCCATGGTGGTGGCGAACAGCAGCGTGAAGAGGAAGACCGAGCTAATGAGTGAGGCGACGCGCATGACGAAATCCTTCCTTGGATGATCGTGAGAGTGCGTCGATTTTACGCCGATTGGGCCAGTGGCCAAAGAGCGAAACTGCTAGCAGGGAGAAATTGGTCGCGTTCCAAAAACGTGTGCCGCTGCTGGACGAGCCAGCAGTGGCACACGGCGGAAGACAAATAGTTAGAAGGCGCTGGCCGTGGGCTTCGTCGCGGCTACTTTGTTCGCCAGGATGAAGTCGGGGAGCTGGCGGTTCGGTTGGTAGAAGACCGAGCGGCAGTGGTGTTGCGGTTGGAAGCGTGGTCCCAGGTCCATCAGCGATTCAGACGAACCGACAAAGAAGTAGCCATTGTCGGTCAGCTGATTCGCCAGGTTCAGGTACGTTCGCTTGCGGTCTTCGGGATTGAAGTAAATGATCGCGTTGCGGCAGAAGATGATGTCGAAGCGACCGAGATGCGCGAAGCTCTGCAGCAGGTTCACTTTCTCGAACGAGACGAGCGCGCGAACTTCGTCTTTGATCCGGTGCCCGCCGTCTTGCGGCGAGAAGTACTTGCCCAGGTAGCGCGGTTCGAGTCCGCGCGACGTTTCCAGCGGCGGATAAAACCCGCGGCTGGCCCGCTCGATTGCGTCGTCCGAGATGTCGGTCGCCAGGATCGAGATGTTCCAGTTGCGATAGTCGGGCAACGTTTCCATCAGCGTCATCGCGATGCTGTACGGCTCTTGTCCGGTGCTGCAGGCGGCCGACCAGATGCGGATGCGGCGATCGTAGGCGTGTTTCGATTTTTCGTCGACCAGTTCCGGAGCCGCTTTGTGCATCAGCGCTTCAAACGGCGATTTATCGCGAAAGAAGAGCGTTTCGCGAGTCGTGATCGCGTTGATGACTTCCTTCTTCAAATCTCCCAGCGAACTGCGAGCGTGCTGCGCGAATTCGACGTAGTTGGCGCAACCTTCTCGTTTCATGAGTTCGGCCAGCCGACTCTCGATCAGGTAATCCTTCGAATTGTCGAGCGCAATCCCGCACAGGTCGTAGACCAGGCCGCAGACGGCGTCGATGTCTTGAGGCGTCATATTTCCCTATCCCCTACTCCGTTTGACGCAATTGACGATTTCCCGTCCAACGTCATTAAGTGGACATATCAAATCGACTAGATTCGCTTCGACAATGCTGCGGGGCATGCCGTAGACGACCGAGCTTTCTTCATTTTGAGCGATAATGTTGGCGCCCAGACGCTTGAGCAATTGGCAACCGATGGTGCCGTCGTCTCCCATGCCGGTCATGATGACCCCCAGCGTCGACCCGCCGTAGACCCGCGAGATCGAGCGAAACAGATAGTCGACCGAAGGTCGGCAGTTTCGTTCGTGCGGATCCTCGTTGACGTTGATGTGAGTCTTCACTCCCTTACGGATGACTTTCATCTGATGGCCGCCGGGGGCGATATAGATCGTACCGGGACCAACCTCCATGCCGTTGCTCGCTTCGACCACGTCTAACTTGCAACGACGATTGAGATCTTCGGCCAGCGACTTGGTGAACAGCGGCGGCATATGCTGGACGACGAACACGGGGACCGGAAAATCGGCCGGCAGGTTCGGCAACTGCGAAGTTAACGCAGGCGGGCCGCCGGTCGAGATCCCGATGGCGACCGATTCGATCGGTAGGGGGAAATTCAGGTCGCGTGACGACGCCAGCGACGCGGGATGGATTGGTATAGCGGGCTCATCCGCCGGTGGAGCGGGCGCTTTGGCGGTCGCGCCGGCGGGGACCGGCCGCGGCGAATGAACGACCCGCCGCAAATAGGTCGACACCTTTTCACCTAACGTTTGGGTCAGCATCGCCGTACTTTGTTCGACGCTAGCGCCGGCCGGCTTCAGAACGAAGTCAAACGCTCCCAACTGCAGAGCGGCCATGGTGGCTTCGGCGCCGGCGCCGGTAAAGGCGCTCAGCATGATCACGCCAGGCGGGTTGGCGAAACGTTTCAGATCTTTCAGCACGCCCAGTCCGTCGATTGTCGGCATTTCGACGTCGAGCGTGATCAGATCGGGTTGAAAGTACTCGATCTTCTCAAGCGCAATGCGACCGTCGGCGGCGATGCCGACCACTTCGATCTGCGGAATCTGCGCAAGGATGTCGCGAACCAACTTGCGATACAATGCGGAGTCGTCGACAACCAATACGCGAATGCGATCTTCCTCGCTCATTTTCTTCCTTCAATCCTCCCTGGTCGCATGGTGGGCGCCGACGGATCACGGATGGGCTATGCCATGGCCGCGTATTCGCTCGTTTCGTTCAACATTTCGTCGATGTGCAGCAGCACGACGACATCTTCGTCACGTTGATGCACGCCGACGAAGAAGCGACCTTCGATCCCTTTCAGGTTCGCCGGCGGCGGCGTCAGGTCTTCGTCGGTCAGCGTCAGGATGTCCGACACCTTGTCGACGATGATCCCGACCGATTCGCCATGCGAATTGATAATCAGGTTGCGGCTCTCGCGGGTATGCTCGCCGTCTGGCAGATGCAGGATGTGTCGCGGTTCGACCACCGTGACGACCTCACCACGCAGATTGACGACGCCGCAGACGTAGGGAGGAGCCTGCGGAACCGGCGTACAGTCCAACTGACGATTGATCTCTTGGACGTGTGCGATCGGAATCGCCATCAGCAATTCGCCCAGGTAAAAGGTGACGAACTGTTGCTCGCCCGAAATGACGCTTTTCTTCTCATTGCCAGACATCGCTTACACTCCTGCCGTAGTCAGTTCTCGAGCACTTTCAGACCGCATCGCTTCTCGCCGAATGGTTTCGAGATCGGTCTGCGTCAACTTCGCGACCGCGGATAATAGGCGTTCGCGATCCATTTTGATTTGGTAATCGTCGATCCCGGCTTCTTGTCCTTCGCGACGATGTT from Blastopirellula retiformator encodes:
- a CDS encoding AAA family ATPase; translation: MRRARIQKFQARMRQLRKDRREQQEVEQITAEIAKVQKEIDARRGVDFFTADQGIVRLDVGGGDEAKETHRTLSTAEMLAEKKPQEWLFPNLLTKNEPAVIVGPSKTLKSSLAVDLCAALATGGKFLGEFAAEKVFRVGFVGADNKQSQLTDLAVRWSAAREENPSLDNLQWFMAVEEPAAPEHLESLREWIEKFQLEVVVIDPLRLGSTNKRKQAEGIAALVACISKAGATPVLCVQTRKEMKPGKLDASILAGSLDFAQQWLLVNRREAFESGSGKHKLWLSIGGYAGQGGEWGVDIDEGCLSDQGGRRWNVSLREATEIEAAAKRQKEDVKFEKLESQLRRVLIDAGENGLCKYNIRSNSGMSGSKFGPTWDRMMTAGKIVEMPKDPHSTLKRYTLPPENEKNETERSSRRVRCADHEPAQQA
- a CDS encoding class I SAM-dependent methyltransferase, with the translated sequence MGIASDLKVLYHLAVKPVRGDSHAERLESFYGGQAEAYDDFRKRLLQGREEMYGALELPKDGVWVDMGGGTGSNLEYRGDAIPAMKSVYVVDLAGSLLQVCDERIKARGWDGVAKTVEADATKFTPEEGQADVVTFSYSLTMIPDWFAAIDNALRILKPGGLIGVVDFYVSRKYPHEGRTKHGWFNRNFWPVWFSSDNVHPSADHLPYLQRQFDTVKLEERRAKVPYLPLVRTPYYYFVGRKPA
- a CDS encoding DUF3419 family protein, which translates into the protein MALLNWVRGRVFNLVHQNNLVYNTCWEDPRLDRVALDLEPHHNVMVITSAGCNALDYALAGANHVYAVDMNPRQNALLDLKKAAIRELEYEDFFAMFGTGRLTNFRQVYEHKLRQALPEWSQSYWNRKIRYFRPRKNRSFYFRGTSGSFARAMNIYVDRVLRLRPLVLELLDAKSIDEQKELYEQIHTRLWTKSLKFAMSRDTTWSLVGVPRAQREYLEQHYENGIVDFVQENMRAVFAELPIHDNYFWRVYVTGEYTQSCCPEYLKPENFQRLKDDVIHRVSTHTDSVEHFLRKHDGTPIHRLVLLDHMDWLTGSLYPYLVSEWQAILDTSREHGARVLWRSGGMDTQFVNEVPVVVDGQKRQVGEMLQYNDEVADQLHPKDRVHTYGAFRIADLAA
- a CDS encoding YbaN family protein; protein product: MATIKTTTKRRLRIHAAAPLSTPPRPPEKVHGLRRVIFVASAVLFLTLGVLGAILPVLPCTPFLLLASYFAARSSPWLNERILRNRLVGPILRDWNEHRGVRRHVKIKAMLLVGICVTATLAITQPQPLVMVMIAGVSTIGIVVVAKLPEVK
- the cysN gene encoding sulfate adenylyltransferase subunit CysN, with amino-acid sequence MSHQSDLIATDINAYLAQHERKELLRFITCGSVDDGKSTLIGKLLIEAKATYEDQLAAIERDSVVHGTVSGELDPALLMDGLKEEREQGITIDVAYRYFSTAKRKFIIADTPGHEQYTRNMATGASTADLAIILIDARHGVMTQTKRHSFITSLLGIKHIVVAINKMDLVDYSQEVFEQIKSDYVEFAAKMAADDVHFIPLSALMGDNLVAPSEKMPWYEGSTLMHLLENVYIGSDRNLQDFRFPVQLVNRPHLDFRGFCGTVASGAIRPGEEVMSLPSKKTSRVKSIVTMDGEIEEACPPLSVTITLEDEIDVSRGNMLVRPGNQPLVDDRFDAMVVWMDDDPMVPGKEYLVKHTAITTPGTISTLRYQIDVNTLHRQDAPTLRLNEIGRCEVRLNRPIAFDPYPKNRTTGAFIVIDRITNRTVAAGMIIDRQEKKVAHWDDEPSLSPTGEGIQSVTSKQREARFGQKPTTLLLTGLTGAGKTTIAYALERRLFDEGRACVVLDGQNLRSGVSKDLGFTAEERSENLRRGSEIASLMNSAGLICICAFTAPNEDVRQKAAEVVGAEQFLVVHLTAPIEVCRQRDDGGLYEKADSGEIANFPGVSYEFEAPANPDLVLPTDQLEVTESVDQIIALLKDRKII
- the cysD gene encoding sulfate adenylyltransferase subunit CysD, with translation MSGYNITHLRQLEAESIHIIREVAAEFENPVMLYSIGKDSSVMVQLALKAFYPAKPPFPLMHVDTTWKFKEMIEFRESYAREELGLDLIVHINEEGRQVGIDPFEDSVKHTDLMKTASLKQALDKYKFDAAFGGARRDEEKSRAKERVFSFRDKNHRWDPKNQRPELWNLYNTKVNKGESIRVFPLSNWTELDVWQYIHLEQIPIVPLYYSAKRPVVWRNDMWIMIDDDRFVLQPGEKIEEKMVRFRTLGCYPLTGAVESEATTLPDIIQEMLLTTTSERQGRAIDKDQGASMEKKKIEGYF
- a CDS encoding CheR family methyltransferase is translated as MTPQDIDAVCGLVYDLCGIALDNSKDYLIESRLAELMKREGCANYVEFAQHARSSLGDLKKEVINAITTRETLFFRDKSPFEALMHKAAPELVDEKSKHAYDRRIRIWSAACSTGQEPYSIAMTLMETLPDYRNWNISILATDISDDAIERASRGFYPPLETSRGLEPRYLGKYFSPQDGGHRIKDEVRALVSFEKVNLLQSFAHLGRFDIIFCRNAIIYFNPEDRKRTYLNLANQLTDNGYFFVGSSESLMDLGPRFQPQHHCRSVFYQPNRQLPDFILANKVAATKPTASAF
- a CDS encoding protein-glutamate methylesterase/protein-glutamine glutaminase is translated as MSEEDRIRVLVVDDSALYRKLVRDILAQIPQIEVVGIAADGRIALEKIEYFQPDLITLDVEMPTIDGLGVLKDLKRFANPPGVIMLSAFTGAGAEATMAALQLGAFDFVLKPAGASVEQSTAMLTQTLGEKVSTYLRRVVHSPRPVPAGATAKAPAPPADEPAIPIHPASLASSRDLNFPLPIESVAIGISTGGPPALTSQLPNLPADFPVPVFVVQHMPPLFTKSLAEDLNRRCKLDVVEASNGMEVGPGTIYIAPGGHQMKVIRKGVKTHINVNEDPHERNCRPSVDYLFRSISRVYGGSTLGVIMTGMGDDGTIGCQLLKRLGANIIAQNEESSVVYGMPRSIVEANLVDLICPLNDVGREIVNCVKRSRG
- a CDS encoding chemotaxis protein CheW, translating into MSGNEKKSVISGEQQFVTFYLGELLMAIPIAHVQEINRQLDCTPVPQAPPYVCGVVNLRGEVVTVVEPRHILHLPDGEHTRESRNLIINSHGESVGIIVDKVSDILTLTDEDLTPPPANLKGIEGRFFVGVHQRDEDVVVLLHIDEMLNETSEYAAMA